In Miscanthus floridulus cultivar M001 unplaced genomic scaffold, ASM1932011v1 fs_542_1_2, whole genome shotgun sequence, the following are encoded in one genomic region:
- the LOC136532158 gene encoding uncharacterized protein yields the protein MPLRQIDLPFTFGDQFNYRTKTLTIEVVGFPETFHMILGQPCYMKFMAIPNYTYLKLKMPGPHKVITIGTFFQWAYECEVECCGHAIAIVASGELAALKEEVTKEVPDTKKSTRSFKSVEGSKEVLIDPRSSEGKM from the coding sequence atgccacttaggCAGATTGATCTACCCTTTACCTTTGGGGaccagttcaattataggactaagaccctcaccatcgaggtggttgggttccccgaaACCTTCCACATGATCCTGGGAcaaccatgctacatgaagttcatggccatccccaactacacatacctcaagctcaagatgccgggcccccacaaggtcatcaccattggcaccttcttccagtgggcctacgagtgcgaggtcgagtgctgcggccaTGCCATAGCAATCGTCGCCTCTGGGGAGCTCgctgccctcaaggaggaggtcaccaaagaagtgCCCGACACAAAGAAGTCAACCAGGTCGTTCAAATCagtagagggctccaaggaggtcctcatagatcctagaagctctgagggtaaaatg